A section of the Anabaena cylindrica PCC 7122 genome encodes:
- a CDS encoding tyrosine-type recombinase/integrase, translating to MGRTEKTINHILKTVKLFYEFQTRLGVTEPINFYHAKRIDPSKLKYKSLLHHTQKGIIKTNILKLKEPRTFPGCLTKEQVRKLIDACNNIRDKFLICLLYETGMRIGEALGLRHEDIFSKGVNEIHVTYRDDNANHARAKTGSRIIHVSKDLMRMYSNYLVDNYPDVDSDYVFVNCWKHPLGEAITKSNVDNLFIRLATKTGVKAYPHLLRHTHATELIRANWDMAYVQKRLGHSDIQTTINTYVHLTDEDLALKYQEYLENQNHD from the coding sequence TATTTTATGAATTTCAGACGAGATTGGGAGTTACTGAACCTATTAACTTCTACCACGCTAAAAGAATAGATCCTTCTAAATTGAAGTACAAATCGTTGTTACATCATACACAAAAAGGAATAATTAAAACCAATATTCTCAAATTGAAAGAACCTAGAACTTTCCCTGGATGCTTGACAAAAGAACAAGTACGTAAGTTGATTGATGCTTGTAACAATATTAGAGACAAATTTTTAATCTGCCTACTATACGAAACAGGGATGAGAATAGGAGAAGCATTAGGGCTAAGGCACGAAGATATCTTCTCTAAAGGAGTTAACGAAATTCATGTAACCTATAGAGATGATAATGCCAATCATGCTAGAGCCAAAACAGGAAGTAGAATAATTCATGTCTCTAAAGATTTAATGCGAATGTATTCAAATTATTTAGTAGATAATTATCCGGACGTTGACAGCGATTATGTATTTGTCAATTGTTGGAAACATCCATTGGGAGAAGCAATAACAAAATCCAATGTGGATAATTTATTTATTCGTCTAGCTACAAAAACAGGAGTTAAAGCTTATCCCCATCTTTTGAGACATACTCATGCTACAGAACTAATTAGAGCAAATTGGGATATGGCCTATGTACAAAAACGGCTAGGTCATTCTGATATCCAAACAACAATTAATACTTATGTTCATCTCACTGATGAAGATTTAGCCTTAAAATATCAAGAATATTTGGAGAATCAAAATCATGATTGA